A region of the Microcystis aeruginosa FD4 genome:
CGTTGGCAATTAAACTTAAAAATGGAATTAGGCGATCGCCTTTTGGTGGTGGATGATGTGTCGGAAAATCTCCTACTCACTAAAGTTAACTTAACACTAACCTTATTTAAGAACACTGGTCGGCAATTCCCGTCCATGGTTAATTAAGAAAAATAAACTGTAGCGAAATATACTTTTTTCCATGTTCTAATGGGGATAGATAGGGGAAAAAAAATCATGTCGAAATCACTCTTTACCGATGCCAGCAGTCGCCTAGAACGCGCCCTTAAGTATGTCTCCATTTCCGATGATGCGATCGAGCGGTTAAAATATCCCAAAGCCAGTCTCAGCATCTCCATACCCGTCCGTATGGACAACGGCACTTTAAGAATCTTCCAAGGCTACCGCGTCCGCTACGATGACACCCGCGGTCCTGGAAAAGGAGGTGTGCGCTATCATCCCAACGTCAGCATTGATGAGGTGCAGTCCTTGGCCTTTTGGATGACCTTTAAATGCGCCCTGCTGGATTTGCCCTTTGGTGGGGCTAAGGGCGGCATTACCCTCAATCCGAAAGAATTGTCAAAGGCCGAGTTAGAACGCCTTAGCCGGGGCTATATCGAGGGTATAGCCGACTTTATTGGTCCTGATGTCGATATTCTTGCCCCCGATGTCTATACCAACGAGATGATCATGGGTTGGATGATGGACCAGTACAGCATCATTCAGCGTAAAATTAGTCCGGCGGTGGTGACGGGAAAACCTTTAACCATGGGGGGCAGTCGCGGCCGCGATACGGCGACGGGAACGGGAGCTTTTCATGTTATTAACTCTCTTTTGCCGAAATTAGACAAAAAACCCGCTAATACTACCGTGGCCGTCCAGGGATTCGGTAACGCCGGGGCCGTAGTAGCGGCTCTCTTAGCCAAGGCTGGTTATCAAGTGGTGGCGGTAAGTGATTCCCAGGGCGGCATTTATCGGGAAAAAGGCCTAGATATTGCCAGCATTCGTCAGTATAAACAGGAACATCGCGGGATTACTGCTATTTACTGTGAGGGGACCGTGTGTAATATCGTGGAACACGAAGCGATTAGTAATGAAGAATTATTAGCCCTAGATGTGGATGTTTTGATTCCAGCCGCCCTAGAAAACCAAATTACCGCCGCAAATGCCGATCGCGTGCGGGCAAAATATATCTTTGAAGTGGCCAATGGTCCCACTACCTCGGAAGCCGATCGCATTTTAGA
Encoded here:
- a CDS encoding Glu/Leu/Phe/Val family dehydrogenase, producing MSKSLFTDASSRLERALKYVSISDDAIERLKYPKASLSISIPVRMDNGTLRIFQGYRVRYDDTRGPGKGGVRYHPNVSIDEVQSLAFWMTFKCALLDLPFGGAKGGITLNPKELSKAELERLSRGYIEGIADFIGPDVDILAPDVYTNEMIMGWMMDQYSIIQRKISPAVVTGKPLTMGGSRGRDTATGTGAFHVINSLLPKLDKKPANTTVAVQGFGNAGAVVAALLAKAGYQVVAVSDSQGGIYREKGLDIASIRQYKQEHRGITAIYCEGTVCNIVEHEAISNEELLALDVDVLIPAALENQITAANADRVRAKYIFEVANGPTTSEADRILDSKGILVFPDILVNAGGVTVSYFEWVQNRSGLYWQLNEINERLKERMVTEAEKVWSFAQEFDISLRTAAYAHAIDRLGEALDAKGTRDYYQNKTGA